The Penicillium digitatum chromosome 6, complete sequence genome has a window encoding:
- a CDS encoding Amino acid transporter, transmembrane, producing MRLVILIITVGITEKGQGVVAVVNTDLFYGFSAVCNIVFAFCGHAAFFGLMAELKNPRDFTKSPLPLQGIDMGLYITAALVIYRYAGSSVTSPALGSASPMIAKVAYGISLPTIIIAGGINGHVAFKYVYLRIVKGTDRMHKRDWIATGSWVGIALMLWAMAWIISTAIPVFSSLLSLITALFASWFTYGFSAIFSCANNA from the coding sequence ATGCGGTTGgttatcctcatcatcaccgTCGGCATCACAGAAAAGGGACAAGGCGTCGTTGCAGTCGTTAATACAGACCTCTTCTACGGCTTCTCGGCAGTCTGCAACATCGTCTTCGCCTTCTGCGGCCACGCAGCCTTCTTCGGCCTCATGGCCGAACTCAAGAACCCAAGAGACTTCACAAAATCCCCCCTTCCCCTGCAGGGCATCGACATGGGCCTGTACATCACCGCCGCGCTAGTGATCTATCGGTACGCCGGCAGCAGTGTGACTTCTCCAGCGCTAGGATCCGCCTCGCCGATGATCGCAAAAGTCGCATACGGCATCTCCCTACCGACAATCATCATCGCCGGTGGCATCAACGGCCACGTCGCGTTCAAGTACGTGTACTTGCGCATTGTCAAGGGTACAGACCGCATGCACAAGCGTGACTGGATCGCGACCGGATCATGGGTCGGTATTGCGCTCATGCTGTGGGCTATGGCGTGGATTATTTCCACTGCGATTCCGGTCTTCAGTAGCCTGCTCAGTTTGATTACGGCCCTCTTTGCGAGTTGGTTTACCTACGGCTTCAGTGCGATCTTCTCTTGTGCGAATAATGCTTAG
- a CDS encoding putative U6 snRNA phosphodiesterase codes for MQVPTVTLDDLQAFQSKHFPGQQPAVFPQENDQTTDEDLGYYPDGIKRTLTDEQIRIFRHSEIHALLRERQLKAEEAQYQSRMQSSTNHGSEGRTDAAPEKRPRDYDSQAQVGKSSKLLKYGDDSDQPQMARPAGSQMPYQGRRIISYDD; via the exons ATGCAGGTCCCAACTGTAACTCTG GATGACCTTCAAGCCTTCCAATCCAAGCACTTTCCTGGACAACAGCCAGCCGTGTTTCCCCAAGAAAATGACCAGACCACAGACGAGGATCTCGGTTATTACCCAGACGGAATTAAGCGCACACTCACAGATGAGCAGATTCGAATTTTCAGACACAGTGAAATCCATGCCCTGCTGCGAGAGCGGCAGCtaaaggccgaggaggcgCAATACCAATCTCGGATGCAGTCATCCACAAATCATGGATCAGAAGGTAGAACAGACGCTGCACCGGAAAAGCGACCTCGAGACTATGACTCTCAAGCGCAAG TGGGCAAGTCTTCAAAGCTCCTAAAATACGGAGACGACTCCGATCAACCACAGATGGCAAGGCCAGCGGGGTCACAGATGCCCTACCAAGGTCGTAGGATTATCTCCTACGATGACTGA